The following nucleotide sequence is from bacterium.
TAGACCTGCCGGCTGTCCAGGCTGATGACCTCCAGGGGCACGCGGCGGGCCAGGGCCGTGACCAGGGCCGTCTTGCCCACTGCGGTGGGGCCGACCAGGGCCGGGCAGGCGGTTCCCGGTGCCACGGCCGCTCCCATCTCACGTGCGCCCGAAGCGCTTCTCCAACTCGGCGAGGGAGAATTGGATCAGGGTCGGACGTCCGTGGGGACAGCTGAGGGGCGTGTCGGTGGCGAAGAGCTGGTCGACCAGGTTCTGCATCTCGGGCACGGTCAGGGGTTCGCCGGCCCGCACGGCGCCGTGGCAGGCGTAGCTCGCCAGCAGGTCGACCTGGTTCTCACGGCTGGGCTGGTCGTCCCAGGCGAGGTCGTCGAGCATGTCGAGCAGGAGCTGGCCCTCGTTCCAGTTCTTCAGGCTGGCCGGGATGCCCTGCACCAGGATGCTCTGCCCGCCGAAAGGCTCGATGGTGAAGCCCATGGACGCGAGCTGCCCCGCATGGGCCTGCCACGCCTGCACCTGGCCCGGCGTCAGCTCGAGGTGGGCCGGGAAGAGCAGCTGCTGGGTCGGGACGCCGAAGCCGCCCTCGGCCTCGACCGCCTTCTTGGCCTCGTTGTAGAGGATGCGTTCGTGGCTGTTGTGCTGGTCGATGAGCACGAGCCCGCCGCGGATCTGGGTGACGATGTAGGTGCGGTGCAGCTGCCAGAACGGCGCCGAGTGGAGCGGCGGCTCGCTGGCACCGGACCAGACGCGGTCGTCGCCGTCCTCCCCCGTCGCCCGCGGCCGCAGGGCCGCCGCGCCGAAGAGTTCGCCCTGCCCCTGCGGCACGCCCTTGTACTCGTAGCCCGCCGAGGCGCCGCGCTGGAAGTAGCGGCGCAGGTAGTCGTCCTGGGCCTGGGCGACCCGGGCCGGCGAGTCGGGCTCGTCTTCGTCGGCGGCGCCGCGGCCGTCCCAGGGCCGCAGGTCGTCGGCGCGGCGCAGGCTGAGTCCCTCGGCGAGGGCCTTCTTGAGCATGCCGAAGATCTCGCGCTCGAGCAGCAGCCGGACCTCGGTCTTGGCCGGATGCACGTTCACGTCGACCTCGCCGGCGGGCACCTGCAGGAAGGCGATGACGACCGGGAAGCGTCCGGCCGGCACGACCTCGCGGTAGGCCTGCACGATGGCCTGGCTCAGGGCGCGGTTCTCCACCGGCCGTCGGTTGATGAAGAGGAACTGCTGCTCGCGGTTGCCGCGGGTCCAGGTGGGGCGCGAGGCGAGACCGCCGATGCTGAAGCCCCCCTTCTCCAGCTCGAAGCGGGCCAGGTGGGTCATGACCGAGCCACCGAGCAGGTCGCGCACGCGGTCGGTGAGGCTGGTGGCCGGCCGCAGGTCCAGGGCCACGTCCCGGCCCGAGCGCACGAGCCAGCGCACGTCCTGGTGGGCCAGGGCGAGCTGGGTCAGCAGCTTCATGATGGCGCGCTTCTCGGCCTGGGCCGTCTTCGTGAATTTCCGGCGGGCGGGCGTGTTGTAGAAGAGATCGCTGACGGTGATCGTGGTGCCGCGGTTGCGGGGCGCCGGTTCGCGCCGCACCAGCTCGCCGCCCTCCAGCTCGATCAGTCCGCCGAGCTCCTCGTCCTCGCAGCGGCTGACGCAGCGCACGCGGCTGACCGAGGCGATCGAGGCGAGGGCCTCGCCGCGGAAGCCGAAGCTGCCGACCTGCATGATGTCGGCCGCCGCGGCGATCTTGCTCGTGGCGTGCCGCTCGAAGGCCAAGGGCAGTTCGGCGAAGGGGATGCCATGGCCGTCGTCCTCGATGGTCAGGCTCGTCAGGCCGCCGTCCTCCATGGTGATCGTGAGGCTGCGGGCGCCGGCGTCGAGGGCGTTCTCCACGAGCTCCTTGACGATGGAGGCGGGCCGTTCGATGACCTCGCCGGCGGCGATGCGGTCGATGGTGGCGTTGTCCAGCACCCGGATCCGACGCGGACGTCGGCCGGGACCTTGGGCGGCTTCGCGGGCCATGTTGCCTTTCATTCCGTTGCGGGCTCTTTCCTGGGGAGGCGGCGGTCCGGTCTCCAGCCGGCCGCGCGAGGGGCGATTTGTCCGAGCAGCCAAGGTTAAACGGGGCGGCCGAAGGCGTCAACCGGGGTTGGGCGCGCGGCCGCGGCGACGGGGGGAATTTCCGGGGATAAGTGGACCTGGCGGGCGGGAATCAGTCGGCCAGCGCGTCGAGCACGTTGGCGATCAGCGCTTCGGGCGTCTCCCCGCCCCCGGGATAGACCCGGGTCGCGCTGCGGACGGTCAGGTCGGCCAGGCCGGTGGCCTGCCGGAGCACCTCGGTCACGCGGTGCTGCAGTCGGGCCAGGGACTGGATGTCCTCGGGAACGATCACCAGGATGGTGCCGTCCTGCAGGCAGCCCGTGTGGTCGGTGCTGCGCAGGCGGCGGTCGATGATCGCGACCACGTCGGCGGGGCCGAGACCGGCGTCGCTCTCGAGCCGGAAGGCGGCGAGGCCGAGCATGGTGTGGTAGCGGTCGCAGCGGTCCATCTCCCGCTGCAGGATGCCGGCCAGCGTGTCGCGCGTCAGACCCGCCAAAGCCGGGGCCGCGGCGGGTTCCAGACGGTCGACGATGGCCTCGGTGTCGGCCTCGCTGATGGCGGGGCGCTTCTCCTCCGGCACGTGCAGCAGCGGCAGCAGGCGGCGGGCGAACAGGGCGTCGAACTCGGTGAATCCGGCGCCGTCCAGGGGGTGCAGCCGGCGCTTGTCCAGCAGCACCAGGCCCGGGAACGGGTTGCGGTCGTCCAGGGGCACGACCAGCAGCGAGCGGGTCAGGGCGCCGCCGGCCACCTCGAGCACAGTGGTCTGCCAGCCGGCCCGACCGGCCTCGGTGAGCAGTCGCACCGCTTCGAGGCGCAGGGCGTCGTCGTCCTCGTCGTCGCCGTCGCCACCGGGCAGGGTGTCGTCGCTGCCGGTCAGGAGCAGCGCCTGGCTGGCCCCCGTCAGGCGGCAGGCCGCCTGCAGGACGCGGTCGCGGAAACCCGCGGCGCCGGCGCTGCGGGCCAGCTCGCTGAGCGCGGCGGCCAGGGTCGTGAGGCGGTCGACCTGGTCGGCCGTGGCCGCGCGGTCGAGGAAGCCCGTCAGGTGCCGGTTGATGAGGTAGATGATCTCGGCGCTGACGGCGTGGAACTGGTGCGCCCGCGCCGGGCTGGCGAAGCCGAGGGTCAGCAGGGCGCGCAGGGGTTCCCGCCCCACCGGCAGGTGGAAGATCGTCAGCGGGCTCGCCGCGGGGCTGTCCGGATCACCGGGACGCAGCACCGCGGGACGTCCCGAACTGAGCACCTCCGCCTTGCGGGCGGGAGGCGGCGACTCGTAGCCCGTCTCCTCCGGTCCGGCCCAGAAGAGGTCGCCGTCGCTGGTGAGCACCTCCAGGCGCGCCAGTTCGGCGCCGGCCACGTCCTGCAGGTCGAGGGCCCAGTCGCACAGGGTCGAGGCCACCGACTGGGGATGGCCCGTGTCCCGGTGCAGGTCGCGGTCGATGCGCCGGAAGAGCTCGCTGTCACGGGCGAGCTGCAGGCTGAGGAACCGGTCCAGGATGAGGCCGAAGCGGTGGGTCAGGCTCTGGATCGTCTCGAGGGCCTTGCGGTCGAGGGCGGCCTCGCCGGCGTCGGTCGAGACATTGACCACGCCGAGCACCTGGCCGCTCCAGAGGATCGGGGCGCAGATGGCCTGGCTGATGGCCGAGCGGTCGCGGCGGGCGCCCGGATGGCGGTTGTCGCCGATGAACTCGGCCTTGCGGGTCTGGGCCACGCGGCCGGCGATTCCCTCGCCCAGCCGCACGCGCGTGGTGTGCATGGTGTGCTGGCTCAGGCCGTAGGCGAAGGCCACGTACAGCTCCTCGGAGCGGTCGTCGAAGAGCATGATCGAGCCGGAGCTGGCGCCGGTGGCCCGGGTGGCCAGGCCCAGCAGCCAACGCAGCAGGCTCTCGCGGTCGAGGGCCTCCTCGATGCGGCTGAGGGTGCGGTGGATGGCCGCGGTCT
It contains:
- the mutL gene encoding DNA mismatch repair endonuclease MutL — protein: MAREAAQGPGRRPRRIRVLDNATIDRIAAGEVIERPASIVKELVENALDAGARSLTITMEDGGLTSLTIEDDGHGIPFAELPLAFERHATSKIAAAADIMQVGSFGFRGEALASIASVSRVRCVSRCEDEELGGLIELEGGELVRREPAPRNRGTTITVSDLFYNTPARRKFTKTAQAEKRAIMKLLTQLALAHQDVRWLVRSGRDVALDLRPATSLTDRVRDLLGGSVMTHLARFELEKGGFSIGGLASRPTWTRGNREQQFLFINRRPVENRALSQAIVQAYREVVPAGRFPVVIAFLQVPAGEVDVNVHPAKTEVRLLLEREIFGMLKKALAEGLSLRRADDLRPWDGRGAADEDEPDSPARVAQAQDDYLRRYFQRGASAGYEYKGVPQGQGELFGAAALRPRATGEDGDDRVWSGASEPPLHSAPFWQLHRTYIVTQIRGGLVLIDQHNSHERILYNEAKKAVEAEGGFGVPTQQLLFPAHLELTPGQVQAWQAHAGQLASMGFTIEPFGGQSILVQGIPASLKNWNEGQLLLDMLDDLAWDDQPSRENQVDLLASYACHGAVRAGEPLTVPEMQNLVDQLFATDTPLSCPHGRPTLIQFSLAELEKRFGRT
- a CDS encoding GAF domain-containing protein, producing the protein MADIIKWPVVLVCPGEEELSLLAEVSARRDARLVAVADRTGSSLGAGLAEIMGVRVVKDLAELTPGSAAWLVHPPRNDEVAFFLDAAAEHGLETIGAREFAALLNGPRLAPEPDRRPTPAGATLDSLAEVVTTEDELLERETAAIHRTLSRIEEALDRESLLRWLLGLATRATGASSGSIMLFDDRSEELYVAFAYGLSQHTMHTTRVRLGEGIAGRVAQTRKAEFIGDNRHPGARRDRSAISQAICAPILWSGQVLGVVNVSTDAGEAALDRKALETIQSLTHRFGLILDRFLSLQLARDSELFRRIDRDLHRDTGHPQSVASTLCDWALDLQDVAGAELARLEVLTSDGDLFWAGPEETGYESPPPARKAEVLSSGRPAVLRPGDPDSPAASPLTIFHLPVGREPLRALLTLGFASPARAHQFHAVSAEIIYLINRHLTGFLDRAATADQVDRLTTLAAALSELARSAGAAGFRDRVLQAACRLTGASQALLLTGSDDTLPGGDGDDEDDDALRLEAVRLLTEAGRAGWQTTVLEVAGGALTRSLLVVPLDDRNPFPGLVLLDKRRLHPLDGAGFTEFDALFARRLLPLLHVPEEKRPAISEADTEAIVDRLEPAAAPALAGLTRDTLAGILQREMDRCDRYHTMLGLAAFRLESDAGLGPADVVAIIDRRLRSTDHTGCLQDGTILVIVPEDIQSLARLQHRVTEVLRQATGLADLTVRSATRVYPGGGETPEALIANVLDALAD